The Prosthecodimorpha staleyi genome has a segment encoding these proteins:
- a CDS encoding TetR family transcriptional regulator C-terminal domain-containing protein — protein sequence MAESRSKSRIGEANVERILDAALVVFSRYGLRGARTDQIAEAAGMSKPNLLYYFRTKEELYIAVLERTLLMWLDPLARIDPEADPREALTDYITRKLLSARSHPDESRLFATEVIQGAPMLATALKRDLAPLVEAKIATIARWIGEGKLAPIDPMTLIFMIWATTQHYADFAAQVSLLAGQGLEDPAYFERTRDTIVEVILRGVLADRANPDRSSA from the coding sequence ATGGCGGAATCGCGGAGCAAGTCGCGCATCGGGGAGGCCAATGTCGAGCGGATCCTCGATGCCGCCCTCGTCGTCTTCTCCCGCTACGGGTTGCGCGGCGCGCGTACCGATCAGATCGCCGAAGCCGCCGGCATGTCGAAGCCGAACCTGCTCTATTATTTCCGCACCAAGGAGGAGCTCTACATCGCTGTTCTGGAGCGCACGCTGCTGATGTGGCTCGACCCGCTCGCGCGGATCGACCCGGAGGCCGACCCGCGCGAGGCGCTGACCGATTACATCACCCGCAAGCTCCTGTCGGCGCGCAGTCATCCGGACGAAAGCCGCCTCTTTGCCACCGAGGTGATCCAGGGGGCGCCGATGCTGGCGACGGCGCTGAAACGCGATCTCGCGCCCCTGGTCGAAGCCAAGATCGCCACCATCGCGCGCTGGATCGGCGAAGGAAAGCTGGCACCGATCGACCCGATGACGCTGATCTTCATGATCTGGGCGACGACGCAGCACTATGCCGACTTCGCCGCCCAGGTCTCGCTGCTGGCCGGTCAGGGTCTCGAGGACCCGGCTTATTTCGAGCGCACCCGCGACACAATCGTCGAAGTGATCCTGCGCGGCGTGCTGGCGGACCGTGCCAATCCGGATCGTTCGTCTGCCTGA